One window from the genome of Echinicola vietnamensis DSM 17526 encodes:
- a CDS encoding sigma-54-dependent transcriptional regulator, which yields MANAKILLIEDDLTYSKIIKNFLEKHDYEVDQTSKINEAFVMLDKKPYDLIITDYRLPDGTGMEVLENIVHNKKNTRVILITNYSDIRTAVRSMKLGAIEYITKPINPDELLTTVNEALKSPPTRGVPEDQASAVSKSPKKTSKTTAGDAYVVGKSPESLQLEQYISLVAPTEMSVVVLGESGTGKEFISKRIHEKSKRSGGPFVAIDCGALSKELAGSELFGHVKGAFTGALDNKTGNFEMANGGTIFLDEIGNLSYEVQIKLLRAIQERKIRKIGGTKDIPVDVRIIVATNEDLSNAAKKGEFREDLYHRLNEFSLKSTPLRDRGEDLFHYAAIFLQDANQALGKDILGFNEEVKEIFKTYSWPGNLRELKNIIKRAVLLTTDDYIQKESLPVDLLLPENSSTQNSNTNDLKSSFEVQEKAMIIKTLNEVKHNKSKAAKILNIDRKTLYNKIEKYGID from the coding sequence ATGGCAAATGCAAAGATACTTCTGATTGAAGATGATTTGACCTATTCCAAAATCATCAAAAATTTTCTTGAGAAACACGATTACGAGGTGGACCAAACCTCTAAGATCAACGAGGCGTTTGTGATGTTGGACAAGAAACCCTATGACCTGATCATCACTGATTATCGGTTACCGGATGGAACGGGAATGGAAGTACTAGAAAACATTGTCCATAACAAAAAGAACACAAGGGTCATCCTCATCACAAACTATTCGGACATTAGGACGGCGGTACGTTCCATGAAGCTCGGAGCGATAGAGTACATCACCAAACCTATCAATCCCGACGAACTGCTTACCACCGTAAACGAAGCGCTCAAATCCCCTCCTACCAGAGGTGTCCCGGAAGATCAAGCTTCTGCGGTTTCCAAAAGCCCCAAAAAAACTTCCAAAACCACCGCTGGGGATGCCTATGTGGTCGGAAAAAGCCCCGAATCCCTCCAGCTGGAACAGTATATTTCACTGGTAGCCCCCACGGAAATGAGTGTCGTAGTCCTTGGGGAAAGCGGAACAGGAAAGGAATTTATTTCCAAACGCATCCATGAAAAATCAAAACGGTCTGGCGGACCTTTCGTCGCCATCGACTGTGGTGCCCTATCCAAAGAACTTGCTGGAAGTGAATTGTTTGGACACGTCAAAGGTGCCTTCACCGGTGCACTGGACAATAAGACCGGCAACTTTGAAATGGCCAATGGTGGGACCATTTTCCTTGATGAAATCGGAAACCTGAGCTATGAAGTGCAGATCAAATTGCTTCGTGCCATTCAAGAACGGAAAATCAGAAAAATAGGAGGAACCAAAGATATCCCAGTAGATGTCAGGATCATCGTAGCCACCAACGAAGACCTGTCCAATGCCGCAAAGAAAGGTGAATTCCGGGAAGACTTGTACCATAGACTAAACGAATTCAGCCTTAAGTCCACTCCTTTGCGTGACAGGGGCGAAGACTTATTCCATTATGCGGCCATTTTCCTTCAAGACGCCAATCAAGCACTCGGGAAAGACATCCTTGGTTTCAATGAAGAGGTAAAGGAAATATTCAAAACCTATAGTTGGCCCGGAAACTTAAGGGAACTCAAGAACATCATCAAAAGGGCTGTGCTTTTGACCACCGATGATTACATCCAAAAGGAATCCCTTCCGGTAGACCTGCTGTTACCCGAAAATTCAAGTACTCAAAACAGCAATACCAACGATCTCAAATCATCCTTTGAAGTGCAGGAAAAGGCCATGATCATCAAAACGCTCAATGAGGTCAAGCACAACAAGTCCAAGGCCGCGAAAATCCTCAACATTGACCGCAAAACACTTTATAATAAAATAGAAAAATACGGCATCGATTAA
- a CDS encoding hybrid sensor histidine kinase/response regulator has protein sequence MKSTETTHKARKKVIIGFMLAIMLVLSVGAVTYFSLNRLLGTVETLSEPSDRMQELNALLADVYQLDKVKGNFEPENDTSVAVNYLDKIEKKLNYLEQFANDTVELNHLKQINYNINELVVVYNGLREVKHNLINRNFSREALKNLETKIKRQEEINRLQNLGKIRFDHKIRRAKGRLDSPAQKKVSAEEKFKDGNLMTEAEVENLRDMFQQFRPKVDEQDTINDASTSYSDSVLYAVKQFLVNINYEEQHLRSNLAQLEKELNEKNRALIEDTQTVISNLQYDALAEVEQKNASLYDLAFDVAILLGVIIFVGIVGSSAFIYSILTEINKDESKRFELERAKVRSDKLAKAKQNFLANMSHEIRNPLHAIQGYNDAIRKTPMTKDQEDYVNMVGFAADTLSGIVNDILDLSKLEAGKITIENEPFNPQKLFRAIQSSFELKAKEKQIDFVWTIDIPEEKWFSGDELRIRQILNNLISNALKFTEEGMVAVKVAYEKNFLWVNVKDTGIGMSEEFKENVFKEFNQGDGSINRKYGGTGLGLAIVKRMLDLLKGKIELESSVGEGTEFKVKIPVKPTEAAVKVEEISSWYDLRGVNILLVDDDSVGLKFAKLLLESNGAKVYDYLGGVKVRDEFEQVPLDLALLDVQMPEVTGYDTLRLMRGKYGYTDLPAIAITANVFAKEKDQLSDAGFDAIVLKPFKEGDLVKRIGKVLELETISHEVNGYSHAELLAQESQSYSIADISKFCMNDEEMVKEVLIDFCSSTSADLVELDQACVRGDWEELMEIAHKLGSRLGQLKIKASTLARGLEYDLKENNFNNAATMVEKIKKETLVVLDQIVVDFQLFSRVPD, from the coding sequence GTGAAATCGACAGAAACGACCCATAAGGCAAGGAAAAAGGTGATCATAGGATTTATGCTCGCCATTATGCTGGTACTGAGTGTAGGAGCGGTGACCTATTTCAGCCTTAACAGGCTTTTGGGTACCGTAGAGACACTTTCAGAACCAAGTGACCGCATGCAAGAGCTAAACGCCCTCCTTGCAGATGTGTACCAGTTGGATAAGGTAAAGGGAAATTTTGAACCTGAGAACGATACATCTGTTGCGGTCAACTACCTGGACAAGATCGAGAAAAAGCTGAATTACCTCGAGCAGTTTGCCAACGATACCGTTGAGCTCAACCACCTGAAGCAGATTAATTATAACATCAATGAGCTTGTGGTGGTGTACAATGGCCTTCGGGAGGTGAAGCATAATTTGATCAACAGGAATTTTAGCCGTGAGGCACTCAAGAACCTGGAGACCAAAATCAAGCGTCAGGAAGAGATCAACCGGTTACAGAACCTGGGTAAAATCCGCTTTGACCATAAGATACGGAGGGCCAAAGGAAGATTGGATTCTCCTGCCCAAAAGAAGGTCAGTGCAGAGGAGAAATTTAAGGATGGAAACCTGATGACCGAGGCGGAGGTAGAAAACTTGCGGGATATGTTCCAGCAGTTTAGGCCAAAAGTCGATGAGCAGGATACCATAAATGATGCCAGCACCAGCTATTCTGATTCGGTTTTATATGCCGTGAAGCAGTTTTTGGTCAATATCAATTATGAGGAACAGCACCTTCGCTCCAATTTGGCCCAATTGGAAAAGGAGCTAAACGAAAAGAACCGTGCACTTATCGAGGATACCCAGACGGTCATTTCTAACCTTCAGTACGATGCATTGGCGGAAGTGGAGCAGAAAAATGCTTCCCTTTATGACTTGGCATTTGATGTGGCCATATTGTTAGGGGTGATTATCTTTGTAGGTATCGTCGGGTCTTCGGCGTTTATCTATAGTATCCTTACCGAGATCAATAAAGACGAGAGCAAGCGTTTTGAACTGGAACGCGCCAAAGTCCGCTCGGATAAATTGGCCAAGGCCAAGCAGAACTTTTTGGCCAATATGAGCCATGAAATCAGGAATCCGCTGCATGCGATCCAGGGGTATAATGATGCCATTCGCAAGACCCCAATGACCAAAGATCAGGAAGATTATGTGAATATGGTGGGCTTTGCTGCTGACACCCTTTCAGGAATCGTGAACGATATATTGGATCTTTCCAAGCTAGAGGCCGGTAAGATCACCATAGAAAATGAACCTTTTAATCCACAAAAGCTATTCCGCGCGATCCAGAGTTCTTTCGAATTGAAAGCCAAGGAAAAGCAAATAGATTTTGTTTGGACCATCGACATACCGGAAGAGAAATGGTTTTCAGGCGATGAGCTTAGGATCCGGCAGATCCTCAATAACCTTATCAGCAATGCCCTCAAGTTTACCGAAGAGGGAATGGTAGCGGTGAAGGTTGCTTATGAGAAAAATTTTTTATGGGTCAATGTAAAGGATACCGGCATTGGCATGTCGGAGGAGTTTAAGGAAAATGTGTTCAAGGAGTTTAATCAAGGGGACGGCTCCATCAACCGTAAGTACGGCGGTACGGGTCTTGGACTGGCCATCGTGAAGCGGATGCTTGATTTGTTGAAAGGCAAAATTGAATTGGAAAGTAGTGTAGGGGAAGGTACCGAGTTTAAAGTGAAAATTCCTGTAAAACCTACTGAAGCAGCCGTGAAAGTGGAAGAAATCAGTAGTTGGTATGACCTTAGGGGAGTCAATATACTGTTGGTGGATGACGATTCAGTGGGGTTAAAATTTGCCAAACTCTTGCTTGAAAGCAATGGAGCAAAGGTTTATGATTACTTGGGCGGGGTAAAAGTCCGGGATGAATTTGAGCAGGTTCCTTTGGACTTGGCTTTGCTGGACGTGCAGATGCCTGAAGTGACCGGCTATGATACCCTGCGATTGATGAGGGGGAAATATGGATACACGGATTTGCCAGCAATAGCGATTACCGCTAATGTTTTTGCCAAGGAAAAAGATCAATTGTCAGATGCAGGCTTCGATGCCATCGTCCTTAAGCCCTTCAAAGAGGGAGATCTGGTCAAAAGGATTGGAAAAGTGCTTGAGCTGGAAACCATTTCCCATGAAGTCAATGGCTACTCCCATGCAGAATTGTTAGCCCAAGAGTCCCAATCATATTCCATTGCCGATATCTCAAAGTTCTGCATGAATGACGAGGAGATGGTCAAGGAAGTATTGATTGATTTTTGTTCCAGCACCAGTGCAGACCTAGTTGAATTGGATCAGGCATGTGTCCGTGGAGATTGGGAGGAATTAATGGAGATTGCCCACAAGCTGGGAAGTCGTTTGGGGCAATTAAAGATTAAAGCAAGTACCTTGGCAAGGGGACTGGAGTACGATTTGAAGGAAAATAATTTCAACAACGCAGCCACAATGGTGGAAAAGATAAAAAAAGAAACCCTTGTGGTGCTGGATCAAATCGTAGTAGATTTCCAGCTTTTTTCAAGGGTTCCCGATTGA